The following coding sequences are from one Psychrobacter sp. AH5 window:
- the argB gene encoding acetylglutamate kinase, producing the protein MSLNFADAKTTAEVLTTALPYIQRFVGKLIVVKYGGNAMTDPELESSFARDIVLLKTVGLHPVVVHGGGPQVDTLLKELGRTSKRIDGMRVTDKSTMDIVEMVLGGGVNKSIVSLINKHGGSAIGLTGKDANLIQAKKMSMSKIDTDGVETPIDLGYVGDVVSVNKDVINMLIASNFIPVIAPLGVDSNGDTYNINADLVAGKVAEFLQAEKLMLLTNIKGVLGRDGEVVTGLTPKKVDAMIEDGTISGGMIPKIQCALDAVRSGVRSAVIVDGRVPHATLLEIFTNEGVGTLISRELDSVMNEL; encoded by the coding sequence ATGTCCCTTAACTTTGCCGATGCCAAAACCACTGCCGAAGTCTTAACCACTGCCTTACCTTATATTCAACGCTTCGTTGGCAAACTCATTGTCGTCAAATACGGTGGTAATGCTATGACCGACCCTGAGCTTGAAAGCTCGTTTGCTCGAGATATCGTGCTATTAAAAACGGTTGGTCTGCATCCGGTCGTCGTGCATGGCGGTGGCCCTCAAGTCGACACTTTACTCAAAGAGCTAGGCCGCACCTCCAAGCGTATCGATGGTATGCGCGTTACTGATAAAAGCACCATGGATATCGTTGAGATGGTGCTGGGCGGCGGCGTCAATAAGTCTATTGTCAGCTTAATTAATAAGCATGGCGGTAGCGCCATTGGCCTGACTGGTAAAGATGCCAATCTGATTCAAGCCAAAAAAATGTCTATGTCAAAGATAGATACTGACGGTGTTGAGACGCCAATAGATTTAGGTTATGTCGGTGATGTGGTCAGCGTCAATAAAGACGTCATTAACATGCTCATCGCGTCTAACTTTATCCCCGTTATCGCCCCACTTGGTGTCGATAGTAATGGCGATACTTATAACATTAACGCCGATCTAGTGGCCGGTAAAGTGGCGGAGTTTTTGCAAGCAGAAAAGCTGATGCTACTGACTAATATCAAAGGTGTGTTAGGTCGTGATGGTGAAGTAGTCACTGGCCTCACGCCCAAAAAAGTCGACGCGATGATAGAGGACGGCACTATCTCAGGCGGTATGATTCCCAAGATTCAATGTGCCCTTGATGCGGTACGTAGTGGTGTGAGAAGTGCGGTTATCGTTGATGGCCGCGTGCCCCATGCGACACTGCTGGAGATTTTCACTAATGAGGGCGTTGGTACGCTCATTAGTCGCGAATTGGATTCAGTAATGAATGAACTATAG
- a CDS encoding phosphomannomutase, translated as MKTLPSFAAQQGLFRAYDIRGERQYFTTDFVAALAVVFAQLYKTQSYYCQNSYSKSLYPKTLYSKSQYRKSYLSSNKTDNTVKATTVVIGYDVRIGSDTIANTLADTLQNKGLIVINLGLVTTPMMAFWAQQYDGHGIMVTASHSAKDTLGIKWLLSNTSPSSLEIQSLYQQLSSPPISADVKQNHTTDLPAPLIANRYIEAVTQALKTIYQRNINASPATTSDKLNLTLVIDCMNGATSNVAQPLFARFCQRVIMLNDTANGDFPIGNPDPTEPNRLAELQQAVIVHQADMGFAFDGDGDRLMIVDNSGKVIVADHLLYLLAQVAITDRPTHTALSAPKVLFDIKCSHHLPHLLNELGAVAMMTRTGSSLLRQQLQASKHEQAPIFAGELSGHFIFNDGYFIAYDDAMYAGLRLLHWLAYTAPTLDILVPTISDITDNLGANILTATDVWGEPRASIPPYQLTDITQKLPTLVSSADHYLPLSQSFLAQNNGNSCTFIEHLVEYCHYLLRLVHDESLDNIAMQHSIFMQSISCQCFSAKAPMLKTKSEARQLLPPETKLCTIDGLRLDFAHGFGVVRRSNTSNSLTVRFAGDSRAEMQKVKARFVALCQLFDKDLAAQMAAIEAV; from the coding sequence ATGAAAACACTGCCTTCTTTTGCGGCTCAACAAGGGTTATTTCGTGCTTATGATATTCGCGGCGAGCGTCAGTACTTTACTACTGATTTTGTCGCCGCTTTAGCAGTAGTGTTTGCTCAACTTTATAAGACTCAAAGCTACTATTGTCAAAACTCTTATTCTAAGAGCCTTTATCCCAAAACTCTTTATTCTAAAAGCCAGTATCGAAAAAGCTACTTATCAAGTAATAAAACCGATAATACGGTTAAAGCTACTACTGTAGTTATCGGTTATGATGTGCGCATTGGTAGCGATACTATTGCCAATACGCTAGCCGATACTCTACAAAACAAAGGTTTAATAGTTATTAATTTGGGACTGGTGACTACACCAATGATGGCCTTTTGGGCACAGCAATATGACGGTCACGGCATTATGGTGACCGCGAGCCATTCTGCCAAAGATACTTTAGGGATTAAATGGTTACTGAGTAATACCTCACCTAGTAGCTTAGAGATTCAAAGCCTTTATCAGCAGCTTAGCTCACCACCGATATCCGCTGATGTTAAACAAAACCATACTACTGACCTGCCAGCCCCGCTTATCGCTAATCGTTATATCGAGGCTGTTACCCAAGCACTCAAAACTATCTATCAGCGCAATATTAATGCGTCACCAGCTACAACTAGCGATAAGCTCAATTTAACCTTAGTGATTGATTGTATGAATGGCGCAACTAGCAATGTTGCTCAGCCATTATTTGCGCGTTTTTGTCAGCGCGTTATTATGCTAAATGATACTGCTAACGGCGATTTTCCTATTGGCAACCCCGATCCTACCGAGCCTAATCGCTTAGCTGAGCTGCAACAAGCGGTTATCGTCCATCAAGCCGATATGGGCTTTGCCTTTGATGGCGATGGCGATCGGCTCATGATCGTTGATAATAGCGGCAAAGTGATTGTCGCTGATCACTTGTTATATTTATTAGCACAAGTAGCTATCACTGATAGACCCACTCATACCGCACTGTCCGCGCCAAAAGTTTTATTTGACATAAAATGCTCTCATCATCTGCCTCATTTGCTTAATGAGCTTGGGGCGGTAGCGATGATGACCAGGACAGGAAGTAGCTTACTGCGTCAACAGCTACAAGCCTCCAAGCATGAACAAGCGCCTATCTTTGCAGGTGAGTTATCAGGACATTTTATTTTTAATGACGGCTATTTTATCGCTTATGATGACGCGATGTATGCAGGCTTACGGCTACTACATTGGTTGGCTTATACTGCTCCTACCTTAGATATTTTGGTGCCTACTATTAGTGACATCACTGATAATCTAGGCGCTAATATATTGACCGCTACTGACGTATGGGGCGAGCCTAGAGCTAGTATTCCGCCTTATCAGCTGACCGATATTACCCAAAAACTACCTACTTTAGTCAGTAGCGCTGATCATTATCTGCCTTTGAGTCAGTCTTTTTTGGCCCAAAATAATGGTAATAGCTGTACCTTTATTGAGCATTTAGTAGAATACTGTCATTATCTACTGCGTTTAGTGCATGATGAGTCGCTAGATAATATAGCAATGCAGCACTCTATATTTATGCAATCCATCTCTTGTCAGTGCTTTAGTGCTAAAGCTCCTATGCTAAAGACCAAAAGTGAGGCACGACAACTATTACCGCCTGAAACGAAATTGTGTACTATAGATGGCTTACGTTTAGACTTCGCCCATGGTTTTGGCGTAGTACGCCGATCCAATACTAGTAATAGTCTGACGGTACGCTTTGCAGGAGATAGCCGGGCAGAGATGCAAAAAGTAAAAGCGCGTTTTGTAGCGCTTTGTCAGCTGTTCGATAAGGATTTAGCGGCGCAAATGGCAGCTATAGAAGCGGTATAA
- the dut gene encoding dUTP diphosphatase — MQAVQVKVLNSKIIEDKAFSLPTRATDGSAGIDLRACIDEPLTIKVGETHLIGTGLAVYIADPNFAGMILPRSGLGHKHGIVLGNLVGLIDADYQGELMVSIWNRSHDDFVLNPGERMAQYIVVPVARPEFEVVTDFSDTSVRGVGGFGHSGRQ; from the coding sequence ATGCAAGCGGTGCAAGTTAAAGTGTTAAACTCCAAAATCATCGAAGATAAAGCCTTTTCACTGCCCACTAGAGCAACTGATGGCTCAGCGGGTATTGATTTGCGTGCTTGTATCGATGAGCCTTTAACCATAAAAGTAGGCGAGACTCATCTAATCGGTACTGGCTTAGCGGTATATATCGCTGATCCTAACTTTGCTGGGATGATTTTGCCGCGCTCAGGTCTCGGTCATAAACATGGTATTGTATTAGGTAATTTAGTAGGCTTGATAGACGCCGACTATCAAGGCGAGCTGATGGTTAGCATCTGGAATCGTAGTCATGATGATTTTGTCCTCAATCCAGGCGAGCGTATGGCGCAGTATATTGTGGTGCCTGTGGCGCGTCCGGAGTTTGAAGTTGTCACTGACTTTAGTGATACCAGCGTACGCGGCGTAGGCGGCTTTGGTCATTCAGGTCGCCAGTAG
- a CDS encoding arsenate reductase, whose protein sequence is MTITIYGIKSCSTMKKAFNKLGELGVSYDFHDYKKQGIDKETVQRWVNELGIDKVLNKRGTTWRKLTDEQKQAADADVNKAIDLLVENTSMIKRPIVVGKIADNSVLLCGFDEDEFEALAQK, encoded by the coding sequence ATGACCATCACTATCTACGGTATAAAATCATGCAGCACGATGAAAAAAGCGTTTAATAAGCTCGGTGAGCTAGGCGTTAGTTATGATTTTCATGACTATAAAAAACAAGGCATCGATAAAGAAACGGTACAGCGCTGGGTCAATGAATTAGGCATCGATAAAGTGCTAAATAAACGTGGAACCACTTGGCGAAAACTGACCGATGAGCAAAAACAGGCTGCTGACGCTGACGTTAATAAAGCTATCGATTTATTGGTAGAGAATACTAGTATGATTAAGCGTCCAATCGTAGTAGGTAAAATAGCAGATAACTCCGTATTACTTTGCGGTTTTGATGAAGACGAGTTTGAAGCTTTAGCTCAGAAATAA
- the mgtE gene encoding magnesium transporter: protein MPVPTPSPESTPTLQPDYNPLEYSAEYKLLYLQDLVANDKFQAISEFLAKQSEYEIANLLESFPTPDRKMIWAQVPEDIRGEVLAELEVDTRQPLLENVSSQEISLLTQDLDAQDISEILETVTETVRSSVMATLDEEVRVQVNKLDTYEDWEVGSYMDPDIIQVHDDVTLAEVQAWLRAEEDLLDDQSQELLVVDQSQQLLGLLSLVDLIKHDQQAMVANFIDNAITINDRLDITDAAAIFRSEDIRFAPVINSHGELVGQLNGEDIMEIIQDDVDSTMRNLAGVSQDDELFAPILDSAKSRSIWLGINLGTALLAAAVIGQFEAVLAKVVALAILMPVVASMGGIAGSQTLTVVIRGMAMGQIGGSNRVWLLNKELWVGAINGMIWAIIMAGIAQLWFHDVKISAVIGCAIAINMTAANVSGISIPLILKRMNIDPALSASVILTTVTDIVGFMSFLGLASILIL from the coding sequence ATGCCCGTCCCTACCCCTAGTCCTGAGAGCACGCCAACCTTACAGCCTGATTACAATCCGCTGGAGTATAGTGCTGAGTATAAATTATTATACTTACAGGATTTGGTAGCCAATGATAAGTTTCAGGCTATAAGTGAGTTTTTGGCTAAGCAGTCTGAGTACGAGATTGCCAACCTTTTAGAGTCTTTCCCTACGCCAGATCGTAAGATGATTTGGGCGCAGGTTCCAGAAGATATCAGAGGTGAGGTACTAGCAGAGCTAGAGGTTGATACTCGCCAGCCGCTGCTAGAGAACGTCTCCTCGCAAGAGATATCGTTATTAACGCAAGATCTAGATGCACAGGATATCTCAGAGATTTTAGAGACGGTTACTGAGACAGTACGTAGCTCAGTAATGGCAACTCTGGATGAAGAGGTTCGGGTTCAGGTCAATAAGCTTGACACCTATGAGGACTGGGAAGTGGGTAGCTACATGGATCCCGATATCATTCAGGTGCATGATGATGTCACTTTAGCGGAAGTTCAAGCTTGGCTACGAGCTGAGGAGGATCTGCTCGATGATCAAAGCCAAGAGCTATTGGTGGTTGATCAAAGCCAGCAGTTATTAGGACTGCTTAGTCTGGTTGATTTGATTAAGCACGATCAGCAGGCAATGGTAGCCAACTTTATTGATAATGCGATTACTATCAATGATAGATTGGATATTACCGATGCCGCGGCTATTTTTCGCTCAGAAGATATCCGCTTTGCCCCTGTCATCAACAGTCATGGCGAGCTAGTAGGACAATTGAACGGCGAGGATATCATGGAGATTATCCAAGATGATGTCGATAGCACCATGCGTAATCTAGCGGGTGTTAGCCAAGACGACGAGCTGTTTGCGCCTATTTTGGACAGTGCCAAGAGTCGCAGTATTTGGTTAGGGATTAATCTAGGCACCGCGCTGCTAGCTGCTGCGGTCATCGGTCAGTTTGAAGCGGTTCTGGCAAAAGTTGTGGCGCTCGCTATCTTGATGCCAGTGGTGGCGAGCATGGGCGGTATCGCCGGCTCGCAGACGTTAACTGTAGTGATCCGCGGTATGGCTATGGGTCAAATCGGTGGTTCTAACCGCGTTTGGCTACTGAATAAAGAGCTGTGGGTAGGCGCTATTAATGGCATGATTTGGGCTATTATTATGGCAGGTATTGCTCAGCTTTGGTTTCATGATGTTAAGATTAGCGCGGTCATTGGCTGCGCTATAGCTATCAATATGACCGCCGCTAATGTCTCAGGAATTAGTATCCCTCTTATCTTGAAGCGCATGAATATCGACCCTGCTTTATCAGCGTCAGTCATTTTGACTACCGTTACTGATATCGTCGGCTTTATGTCGTTTTTAGGGCTAGCAAGTATTCTTATTCTCTAA